In the genome of Hemiscyllium ocellatum isolate sHemOce1 chromosome 12, sHemOce1.pat.X.cur, whole genome shotgun sequence, one region contains:
- the gpr161a gene encoding G-protein coupled receptor 161, whose amino-acid sequence MNYNTSANRSVGHSTSQEDGGVIIAESVAIIVIAVLICLGNLVIVITLYKKSYLLTPSNKFVFSLTLSNFLLSILVLPFVIASSIKREWIFGVVWCNFTALLYMLISSASMMTLGVIAIDRYYAVVYPMVYPMKITGNRAVVVIAYVWLHSLIGCLPPLFGWSTFEFDHFKWICLAAWDKELGYTAFWQIWCALLPFLAMVICYGFIFRVARLKARKIHCGTIIVVQEESKKDERKNSNSSTSSSGSRRNTVNNIVYSANQCKALTTILIVIGAFVVTWGPYMLVISTEALHGKGSVSPGVETLVIWLSFTSAICHPIIYGLWNKTVRRELLGMCFGDRYYRDSFIQRQRTSRLFSISNRITDLGLSPHLAAMMAGGQSLGQSSSTGDTGFSFSQDSGTDVMLLEDFNSEGTHYSHHNYCSSRRRSSVTIDELSEPKEEADRSSVLQIKADVHKTLDNFAASLAKAIETDAKMSLFGESGLPGDLLTIIKAVPGDTSKGNKVSAGQRLRLESIDEGIVHDGTEQDSA is encoded by the exons ATGAACTATAACACCAGTGCCAATAGAAGTGTGGGACACAGCACTTCGCAAGAAGATGGTGGAGTCATAATTGCAGAATCAGTTGCTATCATTGTCATTGCTGTGTTGATCTGTTTGGGAAACCTGGTGATTGTCATAACTCTTTACAAGAAATCTTACCTCTTGACACCAAGCAATAAGTTTGTCTTCAGTCTGACACTTTCAAATTTTCTGCTATCTATTCTGGTGCTTCCTTTTGTTATCGCAAGCTCTATCAAGCGAGAATGGATCTTTGGGGTGGTTTGGTGCAACTTCACAGCCCTGCTGTACATGCTCATCAGCTCCGCCAGTATGATGACACTTGGAGTCATTGCAATAGATCG gtACTATGCTGTTGTTTACCCAATGGTATATCCTATGAAAATAACTGGAAACCGTGCTGTTGTTGTGATTGCGTATGTGTGGCTACACTCATTGATTGGATGTCTTCCTCCTCTCTTTGGCTGGTCCACATTTGAGTTTGACCATTTCAAGTGGATCTGTTTGGCTGCATGGGACAAAGAGTTAGGATATACTGCCTTTTGGCAGATCTGGTGTGCATTATTGCCATTTTTAGCAATGGTTATTTGCTATGGTTTTATATTCCGTGTGGCTAGGCTTAAAGCCCGTAAAATCCACTGTGGAACAATTATAGTTGTGCAGGAAGAATCCAAAAAGGATGAGCGAAAAAATTCCAACTCATCTACCTCTTCATCAGGGAGCAGAAGGAACACTGTTAATAACATTGTTTATTCAGCCAATCAGTGCAAAGCCCTGACAACAATCCTGATTGTGATTGGTGCTTTTGTTGTCACATGGGGCCCCTATATGTTAGTGATTAGTACTGAAGCACTTCATGGAAAAGGTAGTGTCTCTCCAGGAGTGGAGACACTCGTAATATGGCTATCTTTTACTAGTGCAATTTGTCATCCAATTATCTATGGACTATGGAATAAAACAGTACGCAGAGAGCTTCTGGGGATGTGCTTTGGTGACAGATACTACAGGGATTCATTTATTCAACGTCAGAGGACTTCCAGGTTATTCAGCATCTCCAATCGCATCACAG ATTTGGGGTTGTCTCCTCATCTCGCAGCCATGATGGCTGGTGGACAGTCTCTAGGACAGAGCAGTAGTACGGGGGATACAGGATTTAGCTTTTCTCAGGATTCAG GTACTGACGTCATGCTATTGGAAGATTTCAATTCAGAGGGCACTCATTATTCGCACCACAACTATTGTTCCAGTCGAAGGCGGAGTTCTGTGACAATAGACGAACTTTCAGAACCAAAAG AGGAAGCTGATCGCTCTTCAGTCCTGCAAATCAAAGCAGATGTTCATAAAACGCTGGATAATTTTGCTGCCAGTTTGGCCAAAGCTATTGAGACAGATGCCAAAATGAGCCTTTTTGGAGAGAGTGGTTTACCTGGAGACTTGTTAACTATTATTAAAGCTGTACCTGGAGATACCAGTAAAGGAAATAAAGTCTCTGCAGGGCAGAGATTACGGCTGGAGAGTATTGATGAAGGAATTGTTCATGACGGCACAGAGCAAGATAGTGCTTGA